In Camelina sativa cultivar DH55 chromosome 13, Cs, whole genome shotgun sequence, the genomic window ACCACTGAACTAAGTATTCCTGTGTAGCAATTTTACATTCAAACATAAATTGTTGGTTAGGTCCTTAATTTTGGTAAATTCATAAATAGAAATGCAATAATAGAGTTCTTTTTGGAGGAGTCAATATTCAACAgtaaattttccttttcgtaGATGGCGATAGATaattacaacaaaatcaaatgctTCAAGAAATATAGACCACAAACGAGAATAGAAAAAATAAGTTCTGTCCGTATCTGTCCGTTCAGACATCGACAAACAAGACAAGTATAAAAACCCCTTTGAtgcttcttcattttttccattCTCAAGGTAAATAAGACTAGTAAaacgtagttttttttttcttccatttttcattattttcttttattttgaaaaataaataaaagaaaataataaaagatggGTTACATGTCAATGTCCGTGGTTGCATTCCTTGTCTTTTTTGCTTCGCCAGTGGTTCTAGCTACCGATACAGATCCTATTCCAGAAAACAGGGCCCAAATCCCGCAATGGTTCCAGAACAACGTTAAACCCTATTCCCAGAGAAAGGGCAAGCTAGACCCCGCCCTCGATGCTGCTGAAGCATCACGACTTATTATCACCGTACGATACAATTCTAATCccattttggtttaattttaatttgatctttaaaaaaagaaaaaaaactaggttTGAGTATCTGGCtcggtttaaaaaaaaaaaaaaaaaaaaaaaaaaggaaaatgttgaATAGTAAATCAGCGAGGATTGTTACGATAAGCAACTGGGTCAAAATAAACCNGGAGGAGGAAACTTTAAGACAATAAACGAAGCAATCAAGAGCATTCCTACAGGAAACAAGAACCGTGTGATCATCAAGTTGGCTCCCGGTGTGTACAATGAGAAGGTCACGATCGACATAGCTCGACCATTCGTTACGTTGCTTGGTCAACCTGGTGCGGAAACGGTCTTGACTTACCACGGGACAGCCGCTAAGTATGGAACCGTAGAGAGTGCAACTCTTATCGTCTGGTCTGATTATTTCCAGGCAGCTAACCTCATCATTAGAGTACGTGAAATATATTCCTTCTACGTTGTTACATTACATTAAAGATTGATTGCTACTAATCTAATTTATGTgtacatttgatttttttattttttattattctataGAACACTGCTCCAATGCCGAAACCAGGTTCACAAGGACAAGCTCTAGCTATGAGGATCAACGGAGATAAAGCAGCTTTCTACAGCTGTAAATTCTACGGTTTTCAAGATACTCTATGCGACGACAAAGGCAACCATTTCTTCAAGGACTGTTACATCGAAGGAACCTATGATTTTATCTTCGGAAGAGGAGCTTCCTTGTACTTGGTAACTTCATTATCTTTTTTAACatgatatatgttatatatataacacatgatttttttaatgatacatatatttgtatataattcGATAGAACACGCAATTGCACGCTGTTGGAGATGGGTTAAGAGTGATCACGGCACAGAGTAGATCAAGTGCGAACGAACAAAACGGATACACGTTCGTGCATTGCAAAATCACTGGAACAGGAACCGGAATTTATTTGGGCCGGTCTTGGATGAGCCACCCAAAAGTCATCTATGCTTTCACAGAGATGACCAGCGTGGTCAACCCATCTGGATGGAGGAAGAATTTCAACCGCGGATACGACAAGTACGAAACATTTGATCATTATCATCTCATTCACATATAGTAACTCAATCAACTACATTTTATAAATCTGATAATAAACTGTGTATTCGATATTGTACCTTGTGTGGAATACAGGACGGTGTTCTATGGGGAATACAAGTGTTTCGGACCAGGGTCACACGTAGCGAAGAGAGTGCCTTACACACAAGATATTGACCAAAACGAAGTTAGGCCTTTCATATCTCTTGGTTACATCAAGGGCTCCACATGGCTACTTCCTGCTCCCAAATACTGaaatatttcttaaaacaaattattggTTGTGATAATTTTTTGTAATCATCGTTTGTCAGCGACATGTTCCCatcgattaattaattttttatattgtttgagaTATGAATgcgataaatatatttttgtctctctctatcTAAAGCAATAGTGCATCCCAAATTTATTCGTTTCGTTATCATCATAGCTCAGaagtttgtggtgtttttttccctatatatatatttagcaaATCCTATGAGTCTATAATTTTCCAGAATGTCaaatttaagataaattatattcacACACCATTGAGTTCATGATGTATATGTTTGAAGTACAAACAAAGGAAAGACCAATCTGTCcatgatatgtttttattaaaattttgtttttataacaaaagaaaacgtaaagacaaaaaatatactagtcatatatatacattacgCACATTGTCTCGAGTTCATCAATTTTATAGTTCTAGTTGCAAATGTTAACTTATGAATTAAGCTAGCTtcgtctttctttcttttttgtcggCCTTAGCTTATAGTATTAATGTATAATCAAATAAGagatgcatgcatatatatataaaaaaagactatttaattaattaaaagacCCAATATGGTCATACATAAGATAACTAAAAGAAACATTGGATATGAACACCGACGAAGCCTCCGAGTAGCCGCGTCACAGCCAGGTCAGCAGAGAGTCGCCATCCAATaacaatgaacaaaaaaaaacaaaaaaaaaaacagctttttTCAACGGTTCAGATAGCAACTTTTGCAACGTGTGTTGGTTGGGTCCGGATCGAGTCTGACTAAGATTCCGCGAATCTGGTTCTTACGATTCAAGACCATCGGATTTTTAACGGCTCAGATTGCGTAGAAACCATTAGTACGAAATTGTCACGTCCAGCAGCGAGTCACGTCCCCTCCTTAATGAACTCACTCCTTGATTTTCGCATCTCCTCGTGGATAACATTGACGGTTCTTTCACGTTTTGTTGatcatatataaacaacataTACATACACCTAttgttataaaagttttaaattgtttttagtTGTTGTAGGTCATATTAATCTACAGTATATTCGGATTTATAATTTCACCAAATTATGGCGAGAGTTTCCTAAAATGCGCTTTAAAATACACTAAATGCATGTTTCAAACGTGGAGCTTATGTAATCAGGCTCTGCATGTTTATCCATAATTTGCTGTACTATATCTCTCTATACGATAAGATTATGTTAAATGTATTcctcaaaatattaaatgtctGATAAGTCATACCAGTAAGataaacaatttttgaaaaaagagcTATGCAAATAGTAGTATTATTTAATCAACATGATGGTAAAAAAGAAAGTCACATAACACCTTCCCTAAAAAAAGTCTGTCCCAGCTCCATCCTTGTTGGGACTCCACGAAACcagttataacaaaaaaaaaaaactaggacgGAAATcggactttttttttaagaaaaccaatagtgaaatttttcttttagtttgatacaaatctctaattttgattattataataagaacagaagaaaaacacaaacaattattaaaatatttatgttaacTTCATTTTAATCTTCTGATAATATGAATTCATTTTTAGCAGAGTATATATCAAAACGCGAGGGATGTTTAGaggttgtaatcaaattctattttgttgatatgGTCAATAAAAGACATACATAttctgattttatatatatatatatatatatatatataggaaatttAAACTGGAatatttatccttttttttgtttttggtgataaaaatacattttcccTCTTTTGAaagatacatacatacatacgaAGTAGAACAGAAATACATGTttgactaaacaaaaaaaaaaaaaaaaggaagaaaaagatagattgtcaacaaaaaaaaatcggaaaTAGAAAAGTAGGGGTAGAAGAGTCATTTAAAAGGATATGTTTAGTGTTCTGGGTGGGTCTGACGTAGGATACGTCAAAAATAATATCCCTAAAAACaaatctcttctttctctcattCAAATTACGCTTTCCCCTACAAATACTCAATTCcttctcttcccaattcctTCACAAGTTGTGAATCACAACAAACCCCAAAACAATTCTCTTcccaagattttgtttttgtaatccACCCCATTTCTATTTCGTAGATTCCTCCGATCATCAGATACAAGTTCTTTTTCAAACCTTGGATCTTTCCGATaactttggatttttgtttcCCCTATCTGAGTTTTGTAAAATCTCATTAAAAAAGGTGAAAAGATGAATGCTTTAGCTGCAACGAACAGAAACTTCCGTCATGCATCAAGAATCCTGGGTTTGGATTCCAAGATCGAGAAGAGTCTTATGATCCCTTTTAGAGAGATCAAGgtttgacttttctttttcttttttctttttttttttttttttttttNNNNNNNNNNNNNNNNNNNNNNNNNNNNNNNNNNNNNNNNNNNNNNNNNNNNNNNNNNNNNNNNNNNNNNNNNNNNNNNNNNNNNNNNNNNNNNNNNNNNNNNNNNNNNNNNNNNNNNNNNNNNNNNNNNNNNNNNNNNNNNNNNNNNNNNNNNNNNNNNNNNNNNNNNNNNNNNNNNNNNNNNNNNNNNNNNNNNNNNNNNNNNNNNNNNNNNNNNNNNNNNNNNNNNNNNNNNNNNNNNNNNNNNNNNNNNNNNNNNNNNNNNNNNNNNNNNNNNNNNNNNNNNNNNNNNNNNNNNNNNNNNNNNNNNNNNNNNNNNNNNNNNNNNNNNNNNNNNNNNNNNNNNNNNNNNNNNNNNNNNNNNNNNNNNNNNNNNNNNNNNNNNNNNNNNNNNNNNNNNNNNNNNNNNNNNNNNNNNNNNNNNNNNNNNNNNNNNNNNNNNNNNNNNNNNNNNNNNNNNNNNNNNNNNCGGATTCAGGGTTCAACATGACAATGCTCGTGGACCCATGAAAGGTGGAATCAGATATCATCCTGAGGTTTGCTAAAAAATCTGACCTTTTTCTTGAATTGAAAAGCTTTTGGTGGGTTTGCTAAAAATCTGACCTTTATTTGGAATCTAGGGGATCTGGAATTTTATgagggttttgttttgattttttgaaagGTTGATCCCGATGAAGTGAACGCGCTTGCTcagctcatgacttggaaaacTGCTGTTGCTGACATCCCATACGGTGGAGCTAAAGGTGGGATTGGATGTAGTCCTCGTGACTTGAGTTTGAGTGAGCTTGAGAGACTCACTCGTGTCTTTACCCAGAAGATCCATGATCTCATCGGTATTCACACCGATGTCCCTGCTCCTGACATGGGCACTAACGCTCAAACCATGGCTTGGATTCTTGATGAGTACTCCAAGTTTCATGGTCATTCCCCTGCTGTTGTCACTGGAAAGCCCATTGTtagtttctcattttctttaacTTGGTTGCATCTGATGGTTTATTATTCTCTGGTTGATAATTCCAATGTTTTGTGTGGTGATTACCAAAGTTTTGAGCTTTTTGCTGTTGTTGGATCACTTTTGGTGTAGGATCTTGGTGGTTCACTAGGTAGGGAAGCTGCCACAGGACGTGGTGTAGTCTTTGCCACCGAAGCTCTTCTTGCTGAGTACGGGAAATCGATTCAGGGCTTGACATTTGTTATTCAGGTAAAATAAACTATCAGCTAATCTCAAGCTTAATTATTTGTATCATATgatgaggaagagaagttgAGAAGATTTGTATTAATATGTCAACAGGGTTTTGGGAATGTTGGAACATGGGCGGCCAAGCTGATCCACGAGAAAGGTGGTAAAGTGGTTGCAGTAAGCGACATTACTGGTGCAGTCAGGAACCCTGAAGGTATCGACATCAACGCTCTGCTGAAACACAAAGACGCTACTGGAAGTCTCGTTGATTTCACTGGTGGAGACGCTATGAGTTCAGAAGAACTGCTCATTCATGAGTGCGATGTTCTCATCCCATGTGCTCTTGGTGGTGTCCTGAACAAGTcagtacaaaaaaaacttttcactCGTAACATCCACATTAACCGTATAAGATTTCATATTCTGATTCTTAAATTTTTCCATATATTGCTCAGGGAAAATGCTGGAGATGTGAAAGCAAAGTTTATAGTAGAGGCAGCAAACCATCCAACCGATCCAGAGGCTGATGAGGTAATGCATTGTTAACACAGAGACCCGTCCCTAAAGCTTCCTAAAATATAATCctaatatgtttggttttggcAGATTCTGTCGAAGAAAGGAGTGATTATACTTCCAGATATATACGCAAACGCAGGAGGAGTGACCGTGAGTTACTTTGAGTGGGTGCAGAACATTCAAGGTTTCATGTGGGAAGAGGAAAAAGTGAACTTGGAGCTGCAGAAGTACATGACTCGAGCGTTTCACAACATCAAGACAATGTGCCATACTCATTCCTGCAACCTCCGTATGGGAGCTTTCACTCTTGGAGTTAACCGAGTCGCTAGAGCCACCCAATTGCGTGGTTGGGAAGCTTAATTCAGCTGAATCCCCCttatactctgtttctttctctgttttctctgtttttttttgtttcattgttaCTGAAATATCATTGAGATTCCGAAAtggaaaaggaaacaaaatggATTTGAATAAAAACTAACAGATTGGAATAAAAGCTATTAATGGATTTTATGATCCTGAAGCCCCAATTCACTTCTCAAAGcaaaatgaaacaataaaaatatattcttagaactataaattaatttgaagttCTCAAAAAAGTTTGTTACATATCCCTTAAAAAGGTTTCATATGTAACATATCATAACATGATCTATAATATTCTAATGTATCAAACAGCAGCGGTGACTTGACTATTGCGATGGATAGATTGTGAATCTTCGTCGTATAAATGCATTAGACGAATCTTATCAAAACTTGTAAGCAAGAAAGAATCCGGAGAGTACACCGTCCTCATAACAGTCTCTCTTTGTAGTGAAGAACAATAGTCGTAGTAAGTAGAACATGTCACATTCAATTTGAATCCGACTCCAAATAAGAAGTCCAGCTCTAATAAGTTCATCTCCTCTGTGGTGATTCCTCCattttttgcataatatgcattATTGTAACACCTACATTAGAGATAATATGTTAGAGataaaatgttagaaaaaaGGGAACTACAAGACTATACGAAGATAATATACACCCAACTCAACTTAAGGGTGTAAAAAATGTTAGTCGGTAGACGATAGACGGAATAACAAGTAACACAACTAGGccaatatttttagttttatatattagtttactaATAGtagtttttagaataaaaatatcaagaaagaaaagcttGCATGCATCAATccattaaatttgattttttttttttgaataaaaacacTAATCTTAGCGTTNttaagaaaaaaaagagatgagaaCTTACAAGTCATCCATGAACTTGGCAGACACCAAGACGCTGGAGATAATGAGCCTATGGACATTATAGGAATCAATGGGCAAAAAAGGCTGCTTTTGTATGAACcgatccaaatatatatacgcGACTACGTAACACGAGTCGCTACAATTTGCGTACTTAAAGATCCTCTCCATATAGCTTCTGATAGATATCGAAGGTTTGGTCAGTGCAGAGAAAGCTGAGAACCTCTGGTGTTCCCCGAACGGACGGCTCAGATCGTCGTTCATCTCAGACACCCTTTGTAGGAGAGATGCCATAGCCGTTATGACACTTGGCATAATGATCTCAGCCATCGGTTCTTGATTGTGATACATCTTCTGAATCTGATCAGCCATTCGAGAGAGATGTGTATGTAGTTTATTACATGGATTggacttgttttgttgttagtcTCCTCTCTTGCCTGTCGGTTTGGctgtgtttatatagaagaaatAATATCTTAAATCTTGTATATATTAACACTAGTCATACGAATGATCATTGATTGGGATCTCACTACAAATTCTTTAaaagttatgattttattttcttatcacCAACATGTAATATACAAAAGtacttattttgatttatggtttaattgCAATATATTCTTAGCCCCAACCACTATATTTGGAGCCATTTGGCTGGCATATTGGAAACATAAtgctttaatttaattagattaataaAGTCACTAGGTAAGTGTCATTCAATTTATTCAGGCTTTATAGAGAggaaggatatatatatatatatatatatatatatatataagattgaaatatttaagatttgaagaaaagaagaaaactaattgGTTTAGTTGGGGATTGACATAACAATactccattttttttgtgtgtgtgtgtttgtgaaTTATCCAATGTTCTACGCTGAAATATGATTAGAGAGACCCAACAATATCGATAAAAGGATGCTACTATATTTAGCGCCACTAAGACAACGCCGTGTGGAGAAGTGACGAGCCAGGAGGAGGACCAAAGGTGCCAAACACGTTAAAGAGATAATGAGCAACATGTTGTGAGAATATTCAAAAGATCTGTGTATATTTAAGTTCACTGAATGCTTCTGAAGTCTTTTTCACTTCCTTCtcgttatttattattaattggaGTATTTTAGAAGATTATATCACAGTGTTATATATTCTGATGTGAAATAAATTGATCTTTATACCCTGTATCAATGATGACAACGACGTCGACAACAAAATTGATACCAAATTGGCAAATTCAGTATGAGAAGCTTGGAATCTCCCAACTTTGATCCTCCCATGTCTATAATTAGCTCCTCAATATAATTCATGAATAATAAAAAGATCAATCTCATTGCATAAATCTTATCAGCAAAAGTTTATTTGTGAATGTTAAACCATCTAAGGCCTTTCAATGTGTCACATTTGTACCTGAAATCATTACCAACAACATTGAAAAAAAGTGAACTGCATTTTTCTGATAAAACGagcaccaaaacaaaacataaattagaGGCGAGGTGACACAACAACGTCTAATTTATTATTACTGGAATACATTTACCACATACAACATCTAGATAAGAAGATCACCATCATAATCATTCTAGATACACACACAAATACACATGcagtttattttttatcttcaaacatataaacaaacatgGTGCTTATTTGAATATCAAACTATAGATTATGCTTTTATTAAAACTTTTGCAGCTAATAAACCAAACTTCCAGTTGAGGCTAAGACTCTATTATCAACTTTGGCATCCAGGgatctcagtatctcctgccccATTCTCTTGCAACCTACCAGTATCTGTCCAGAAAACCAACTTGGTTATCAAAATCAGTAACCTAAAAATGTAACTTTTTTCTTGTATTGCTGAATGCTGACTTACAGTTCCATGAGTGTGAATATCACGTGTTCTGAATCCACGATCAAGAACATCGAAAACAGCATCTTCTATCCTCTTTGCagcattttcttctttcaatcCGTATCTCAAAAGCATTACAGCTGATAGAACACTTGCCAATGGATTCACCGTGTCCTGCAAAAATTACCTCAATATCAACATTCTTAAAATCTCATCCATTTCGCCATGAGAGACAAAAAAGGTATGTATGGTGGTGATGCAACAACCTTCCCATAGTGTTTAGGTGCAGAGCCATGTATAGGTTCAAAGATTCCAAGACCCTGTATCCCATAATTATATGAGAAAATCAAGAATCTCTTCTcaaacacatacacacacaaaaggGACTTAGGTATTGGTTTGAATCGTGGTACTCACAGAATCACCAAAGGAAGCAGATGGAAGCAATCCTACACTTCCGGGGATCACAGCCGCAAGATCAGAGAGAATATCACCAAACATGATCCCAGTCAAGATGACATCAAACTGAAACATATATCACAAAGTTTAGTGAGAGCCATTCACTAGTCAAAGAGACATCAAGTGAATGACACCGCTGCAATAAGAAGACGATTACCTCTTTTGGGTGGCGAATAAGATCCATTGCAGCGGTTTCAATGAGTAGATGGGTCACTTCAACCTCAGGATACTCTGAGGACATTTTCGTTACTCTTTCCCTCCACAATATCGAACCCTATATAGTTTCAAGAACAAACATTGAATCCTGGATCTAACACACACAAATCTCAATTCAAGCTTAGAATTAAACTcctttttaaaagatatataaagaaCTTAACCTCCAAGACTGAAGCCTTGTCAACAGAGCAAAGTTTACCACGGCGTTGTTTAGCAATCTCAAATGCCACACGAGCAATACGATCAACCTAAGCAGAATcagaaacaatcaaaatactTTGTTTTCCCCCAACAAGAAAGTCAGAAAATCTCATAAACGCATGACAAATACCTCAGTTGAAGAGTAGGACTCGGTGCAAAACCCGACTTCATCACCTTGCTCATTAGTAGTAAAACCACGAGGATGTGCGTTGTAAATACCGCCAGTAAGCTCCCGGATGATCATTAGATCGACCCCTTGTACTGTTTCTTGTCTCAGACATGTGGAACCGATCAACTGAAACATATCAAAAAGGGTGACAAATACGAATGAGCAAATAACAAAAACGCAATAACGTAGTTTTTCTGTACCTGAGGGAACACTCTAACAGGTCTCAAGTTGGAAAACACATCAAGACCCGCACGAAGCTGCGATAACCCAGTTATAGGTTTCAAATGCTTGGGGTGATCATCCCATTTCGgccttttgacaaaaaaaaccgcaactttcatataaaaaaaaaaaatcaaacaataaaaattgcaactttaattacaaaatttgtaaacatTGTACTACTATACCATCCAGCAGCTCCGAGAAGAATAGCATCTGATTGCTTTGCCCTTGTTAACGTTTCCTCTGGTAATGGGACTCCCACCAGATCTAAAGCTTTACCTCCTATTGGCAACTCCTCGAAGCTCAATTCTAACCCTGTTACAGacaaaacccaaacaaaaaaacctaatctttgtcaaaaaaaaaaaaaaaaaaaaaaaNGAGGTATATACTTTTAGGTTTTGAGTCCAAAGTAGAGCGCAGTAATTGATGAGGAGACCTTCGAGTGATCCAGCTAAACGAAGCGCGTCCACAGCGACAGGGGTGACTTCGTTGCCGATGCCATCCCCAGGAAGCACAGCGATGGTGTACCGTTTCTTCGGTGTGTACGCGGCGCATCTGATCACTGACGCTCTCTTAATGGTCTGTTTGGTGACGGGCTTCAACGCAACCGAGTTCTTGATACTGATGACGTGGAAACTCAAAACTCCCGCCATATTGAAACggatctgctttttttttttttttttNataaaatataattattaataatttaggtGTTAGTTAAACAtcaacactaaacaaatcaaagatgagaaACTTCACGattaaccaaaagaaagaaaagaagaatcgtGAAAATTATATCACCAATCAAAATGtgattaaacaaacaatcaagtATTCAAGTATGATATTGCTGCATAAAAACCGTTGCTATTAAATAACCAACCATATGTAATTGTAAAAACAGAAGAAGCTGGTTCGAGATTTATAAAACAAGGATaattttagaaatctatattCATGGAACAGAAGAAATATAGACCAAGCTTAGAGaaacaacaaatttataaaacaagGATAAACAAATAGAAATGAATAACTGCACCTGAAGTTAGGGAAAATAGTCCACAATCTCTCAAATTGGTGAGTGAGTCAGTACTCTGAAATGTGGTTTACTTATCATGTGATTTTCTTGCACCACTTTCCAAGCTGCCAAGAAAATTATTGTGACTTTATGAGAAAGAAAGCTCTATTTAATACAGTACTTGATTTGTATTTTagcaaaacttttttatttacgaccaatagaaaagaagaaaaatatatatatacagttttttttacctcaaaatctttctattttgttttgtcactGCCACCAGTTCCCGTCTTTATTTTTAtggttcatatttttttaaatgatttttcgAGTGTTGTTTCCTTCGTGTTTTCGTCATacaagatgagttttttttcttgattctttcactaattatatatataaccacattattatagttttttcttgATAACTACTTcgttaatgaaaaaaaaatctgttcaAACACAAGCTAAGGAgttaaccatattatatatatatatatatatcaaattattctATATATAGTGTCGATTATATTGTAATAGCATAGATATTACTCATTCTGGGTTGATTTATGATAGACTTTTCTCAAGCCAAAGTGTAAACTCACCTTGTTAATTCATATACATAACCagatgaaacagaaacaaaacaaaacaaaagcatacTAATAATACAATGTGGTGTCTGTCAGTGTACGTGGTTATTTTCAGGTTTGTGTAAAGAGTACCTGGCACTATCGTTGGCACTCGCGCGTGTTTATTTTGTGTACGGaatccaacaacaaaaatggCAGTGGGGACAGGTTACAAGCGCAATCAATTCTCCATGACGtaaccagatttttttttttttttttttttttttttttttttttttttttttaaaaaaaaaaaNGAGATCAACAACGAATGATACTGCACTACCACATGCAGCTACCAATTATTGATTTACGCTCGATACTGGAAAAGCTGATTCGGCTTCTctaaagtttgatttatcattTAATGTAGATATCAAAATATGATGTTGGATGAGTGATAAGAATTATATgatgaaattttaaaagagttgAGTATTTTTAATGTCTATGGTATTTGGagtagtttttggttttagtttttgcaattatctattttcaaagaaaaaccaatatgtatatattttggtatttttcttcaaagaccattcatcacttcttttttcaaagaaaaaataatctattaatgtaaaatgttaaattagGGTCTGTTATTAGTTTCCAACTCAAAACTAATTAGTAACGAGTAGATCGACTCTGATcaattatatattacttaaatcccttcatatttttttgatgGAATCTTTCtctacataaaacaaaaaggcaAAGACTAAACAAACTATCATTCAAATTTGtaagaaactaaaatatatcccaataattgaaaacaaaaatccaaattctaaAAACTATGTTAAAAACTACAAACATTCATGGCCAATATAATAAAAGATCACGTGGATGCTGTACGTTGAAACATTGACggccaaaaataaaagaattagaTGATTGGATTAGCCACAATGGCGGACCCAGTAAAGAAAAGGGTAGGTCACTTGACCTGGTTAAAATCTTCAAATATGGTTTTATGTATGAAAATTAGAGAAGTTCAACAGCAAAGTTGGTAATTCTCTAGCTGTTGACACCCCCAAAGTTAGGTTTGATTCCCTCATATTACaccattattgtttttttttcttttcattttaacttaaatacatatcatttttcttatacatat contains:
- the LOC104734762 gene encoding probable pectinesterase 50 gives rise to the protein MGYMSMSVVAFLVFFASPVVLATDTDPIPENRAQIPQWFQNNVKPYSQRKGKLDPALDAAEASRLIITVRYTGGGNFKTINEAIKSIPTGNKNRVIIKLAPGVYNEKVTIDIARPFVTLLGQPGAETVLTYHGTAAKYGTVESATLIVWSDYFQAANLIIRNTAPMPKPGSQGQALAMRINGDKAAFYSCKFYGFQDTLCDDKGNHFFKDCYIEGTYDFIFGRGASLYLNTQLHAVGDGLRVITAQSRSSANEQNGYTFVHCKITGTGTGIYLGRSWMSHPKVIYAFTEMTSVVNPSGWRKNFNRGYDKTVFYGEYKCFGPGSHVAKRVPYTQDIDQNEVRPFISLGYIKGSTWLLPAPKY
- the LOC104734765 gene encoding glutamate dehydrogenase 2-like, whose product is MNALAATNRNFRHASRILGLDSKIEKSLMIPFREIKVXXXXXXXXXXXXXXXGFRVQHDNARGPMKGGIRYHPEVDPDEVNALAQLMTWKTAVADIPYGGAKGGIGCSPRDLSLSELERLTRVFTQKIHDLIGIHTDVPAPDMGTNAQTMAWILDEYSKFHGHSPAVVTGKPIDLGGSLGREAATGRGVVFATEALLAEYGKSIQGLTFVIQGFGNVGTWAAKLIHEKGGKVVAVSDITGAVRNPEGIDINALLKHKDATGSLVDFTGGDAMSSEELLIHECDVLIPCALGGVLNKENAGDVKAKFIVEAANHPTDPEADEILSKKGVIILPDIYANAGGVTVSYFEWVQNIQGFMWEEEKVNLELQKYMTRAFHNIKTMCHTHSCNLRMGAFTLGVNRVARATQLRGWEA
- the LOC104734764 gene encoding cyclin-U4-2-like; translation: MADQIQKMYHNQEPMAEIIMPSVITAMASLLQRVSEMNDDLSRPFGEHQRFSAFSALTKPSISIRSYMERIFKYANCSDSCYVVAYIYLDRFIQKQPFLPIDSYNVHRLIISSVLVSAKFMDDLCYNNAYYAKNGGITTEEMNLLELDFLFGVGFKLNVTCSTYYDYCSSLQRETVMRTVYSPDSFLLTSFDKIRLMHLYDEDSQSIHRNSQVTAAV
- the LOC104734767 gene encoding 3-isopropylmalate dehydrogenase, chloroplastic-like isoform X1, encoding MAGVLSFHVISIKNSVALKPVTKQTIKRASVIRCAAYTPKKRYTIAVLPGDGIGNEVTPVAVDALRLAGSLEGLELSFEELPIGGKALDLVGVPLPEETLTRAKQSDAILLGAAGWPKWDDHPKHLKPITGLSQLRAGLDVFSNLRPVRVFPQLIGSTCLRQETVQGVDLMIIRELTGGIYNAHPRGFTTNEQGDEVGFCTESYSSTEVDRIARVAFEIAKQRRGKLCSVDKASVLEGSILWRERVTKMSSEYPEVEVTHLLIETAAMDLIRHPKEFDVILTGIMFGDILSDLAAVIPGSVGLLPSASFGDSGLGIFEPIHGSAPKHYGKDTVNPLASVLSAVMLLRYGLKEENAAKRIEDAVFDVLDRGFRTRDIHTHGTILVGCKRMGQEILRSLDAKVDNRVLASTGSLVY
- the LOC104734767 gene encoding 3-isopropylmalate dehydrogenase, chloroplastic-like isoform X2 — its product is MRRVHTEETVHHRCASWGWHRQRSHPCRCGRASFSWITRRSPHQLLRSTLDSKPKRLELSFEELPIGGKALDLVGVPLPEETLTRAKQSDAILLGAAGWPKWDDHPKHLKPITGLSQLRAGLDVFSNLRPVRVFPQLIGSTCLRQETVQGVDLMIIRELTGGIYNAHPRGFTTNEQGDEVGFCTESYSSTEVDRIARVAFEIAKQRRGKLCSVDKASVLEGSILWRERVTKMSSEYPEVEVTHLLIETAAMDLIRHPKEFDVILTGIMFGDILSDLAAVIPGSVGLLPSASFGDSGLGIFEPIHGSAPKHYGKDTVNPLASVLSAVMLLRYGLKEENAAKRIEDAVFDVLDRGFRTRDIHTHGTILVGCKRMGQEILRSLDAKVDNRVLASTGSLVY